ATGGTCTGCACAATATCGTAGTTTGCTCGGAAATTTGCGACATTGCTGGAGTCAACTACCACAGTCATACCTTCTTGAAGCTCGACTTTTGCGCCGAGCCGGCTCAGCAAGTCAAGAGTTGTGGTGACATCCTGCAGGTGGGGGATATTACTGACCCGCAGAGGTTCCGATGATAGCAGCGAGGCAACCAGGCAGGGCAGACCTGCATTCTTGGCACCGGATATGCGGACATTGCCATTTAATGGAAGACCGCCGGAAATAATCAAATTGTCCATTACGAAAACCTCTGAGGATTTTCTGCGGTTGGCCAGCTGAACAGTCTATCGAGTCAGCTTGCCGGATTCAGCTTGGATTGAAGTTCACCGTTCTGATACATCGACAGCAGGATGTCGCTCCCGCCGACGAACTCACCATCGATATAGACCTGTGGTATTGTCGGCCAGTTCGAATATTGTTTGATGCCTTCCCGAACTTCCATATCACTCAGGACATTGACCGTTTGATACTGTGTGCCACACGCTTCAAGAATCTGCACAGCCCGGCTTGAGAATCCGCATTGGGGAAACTGGGGTGTTCCTTTCATGAATAGGACCACACGGTTGCTGCTTACAGTTTCTTTGATACGCTCTTCGACGCTCATATTCGCTTATCCTCCTATCAGAGATTGATGAATGGTCGATTTATGATGACTGATTACTCCACTGTTCCGGCGTATAGGTCCGCAATGACAGTGCATGGATAGTTTCGTCCATCTTGTCCCCGAGTCCTCCATAAACCATGCGATGCTGCTCGAGCATGGACTTGCCGGCAAAGTCAGAACAGACCACTATGGCTTCGAAATGCCTTCCGTCTCCGACCACATCAGCAGTCGAGCCGCTCAGACCCTCTTCAATCCATATTTTTACCTGTTCAGGCGCTACCATAGTCATTCAGTTCCAACTTATTCAACGAAACAGCATGGTTTGCCTGTATTTTACCACATCACCGAATGGCTGATTTTTCGTCTGCGGCGTCCAAGTCGTTGCATTGCTTGACTTTCAGGCAATAATATCCTTGTTCCTAAAATCTGTTTCAGGCAGTTTTCCAGCTGTGCATCCGGTCATGGAATGACATGTATGGAATCTTGATATCCAGGCTCAGTCGGTGGTGGACATCGGGTTTGTCGACGCCCGATAGATGTCATCGAGTTTGTTGACACGGGCTATCCGTGACAGAACATCCGGTACGTTTGTAAACTCAACGGTTGCATGGTTGTCGCGAGCCTGCGCGAGCCACTCGACACAAAGTGCCAGCCCGGCACTGTCTGCATCAGTGACTGCACCAAGTTCAATGTCGATATGCCGCTGACCGAATGATGAAAGATTCACGCTTCGATTCACTGCCGCAACAGTATTCAGGCGCAGTTCGCCCGACACGCTTATCTGAACGACATCGTCCCCGACGGAGGTTTCAACTTTCGCACTCAAGTGGATCAACCCTGTGTCGTCGCCCGAAACAGAAATTCGCCGATTATGTCCTCAAGACTGAACGACGACTGGGTGAACTCGATCAGGTCTCCACTTTTGAGAAAGATATCCTCCGCCCCCTGCTCAAGTCCGATGTACTGCGCACCAAGCAGTCCCGAAGTCAGTATTCGGGCACTTGAGTCGATCGGGATGCGCGCGAACCTATCGGATATGGTCAATTCAACCCTGGCATTGAAATTGTCCATGTCAACCGTGATGGCGGATACGCGGCCGATGTTCACTCCCGCAATCGTGACCGGGGCCTTGACATTCAGACCCCCAATATTCTCGAAAATAGCGTACACCTTGTAGTCGTCATCCACTTCAAACACAGACGCACTATCGACTCTGAAGGCTATTGATACGATTGCAGCGATGCCTGCCAGGACAAACACTCCAACCCAGAATTCAGGCAGGGACTTTTTCATTTTCTGTTGAACGGGTGGGAACTGGAAAGATTCGTGCAAAGCATGCGGACCTGCGAGGTTTGATCAACGTGCACCGTAACTGATGTTAATCCGATGCAGCAAAATTATATCAAACACTACTGAAACTGATGTCGGCGCCCGCGACCTTTCGGGTGAAATCGTACTCAGCGCCATGCGACTTTCGAATTCAGACGAAGCGCGCTGCATGCAATGCCATGGAATCCATAGTTCGAGAAAAACCTGTATATGGCGTCATCAGCTCACGTGCGAAAGTACTGAATCTTACGCTTTGCCAAGGCAGGGAATTTCATTCCGCACTGACGATCAGGTCGACAGAATACTTGCGCAGCACCTGTTGCGGCTTACTGACTGATACGCGAACTGTCGTGCATTTCAGCCAATCCAGCACCTGCGCAGGCATTTGACTGGCAGCAAAGTGCACACCAGGTACGAGCCCGGCAATGGAGCATAAAGTCGGCCTGTGACCATGGTCGGGAAAAAGCCGGCAGCCCAGCGGCTCAGCCCGGTTCGGCGGCCCAGTCACTGCGATTTTGTGATAGGATATGCATTGACTTCAAAATTGTCGCAAAAGATTCCACAAAAATTCTTATATAATCCACCACTTACAGTCACAAGTTCATGAGTGGTCCATGAATGAGCTTTTTGGAGGGTATGCTGTCGCGACACTAGACATATGAATTGGTCTGTCAACATCAAAAAGCTTCGTAATAAAGGATCGTCGGGCAACGCATCCCGGAAACTCACTCGCAACCACGCAACCCATACACTGATTGTAATTGCCGCTTCACTGGCTGTGGCGCTTTCACTTTCCGCCGGTCCGCCTGTGACCGTCGACCAAAGTGGATTTGAAGATGCAGCGATACAGGTGGCCTATTCAGGTCAGTTGCCGCCCGCGGTTGATGTGTCTGTCAATAGTCCGATTATCTGGCAGACCGCACTTTCATCCGACTCCGGCGTCAGCACTTCTGACAGTGTTGTGACTTCCGGTAATCTTGAGACGGAAACGCCACAACCGAAACCTGAACCGGTTGTTTTGGTTTCTGAAGATTCATCAGACTTGCAACAGCTCAGTGATAATGGGCAGCAAGCCCCTCAAGTCAACGTTGCAGAGCAGGAAAAACCGATACTGAAGGTTGCATCGACTGATCAGAAATCTATTGATTGGCACGATCAGCCGGTACCTCAGGTTGATCTTCAGCACGAACCGGTCGTGGTCGCATCGGTACAGAGTTTTATCGACGACGTGATATTGGATTGGCCGGTCGCAACACTCAGTTATAGTGACGAACTTGCGAGCATCAGTTCCGAAAGCGCCGACACGAATGCCGTTACCCCATCGGACGGAATCGATACGGAATCAACCAGATTCGCACTGCAACCGCGCATTCATCCTCCCGCGGACCTTGCAGATTCCAACCAGGATTCCGTAGCGGATGAAAAGTCCGAACTGACGGACATGATGCCAGCGGCCCCCGAACAGAAGGTCGCAATCATGGACCGAGGACCCATAGCAGTACCGGACCCGACAATCGCTCAGAGCGTTCCACAGCTGGAAACGCCACCGGTCGATTCCGCGCTGATTTTGCCCGAAGGTCTGGAAGTGGAATGGTCAACCACGGTCCTTAAGCGCAACGATACGCTTTCGAAGGTCATGAAGCGTAACGGAGTCAAACTGAAAACGATGAACCAGATGCTCAAAATGCCTGGAACAAAATTGCTTGAGATTGTCCACCCGAAAGATGAGCTGACGATTGCACGCAGCGATGCAGGTGAGTTGGTGGGCATTGAGTTCCGGCGTGAAAAAAAGGGAGTCTTGATGTTTGTCTTCGGCGATGCCGGTGTTGAATTGGTTGACCCGGCTGTCGCCGGCAAAGCGGGTTCGCTTCGCAATATCTTCGACAAGCAGCGTCGCATCGAAATGCAACAGGAGCAGGAGAGATTCA
The sequence above is drawn from the Acidiferrobacterales bacterium genome and encodes:
- a CDS encoding BolA/IbaG family iron-sulfur metabolism protein, coding for MTMVAPEQVKIWIEEGLSGSTADVVGDGRHFEAIVVCSDFAGKSMLEQHRMVYGGLGDKMDETIHALSLRTYTPEQWSNQSS
- a CDS encoding STAS domain-containing protein, whose product is MSAKVETSVGDDVVQISVSGELRLNTVAAVNRSVNLSSFGQRHIDIELGAVTDADSAGLALCVEWLAQARDNHATVEFTNVPDVLSRIARVNKLDDIYRASTNPMSTTD
- the mlaD gene encoding outer membrane lipid asymmetry maintenance protein MlaD; the protein is MKKSLPEFWVGVFVLAGIAAIVSIAFRVDSASVFEVDDDYKVYAIFENIGGLNVKAPVTIAGVNIGRVSAITVDMDNFNARVELTISDRFARIPIDSSARILTSGLLGAQYIGLEQGAEDIFLKSGDLIEFTQSSFSLEDIIGEFLFRATTQG
- a CDS encoding peptidoglycan DD-metalloendopeptidase family protein; amino-acid sequence: MNWSVNIKKLRNKGSSGNASRKLTRNHATHTLIVIAASLAVALSLSAGPPVTVDQSGFEDAAIQVAYSGQLPPAVDVSVNSPIIWQTALSSDSGVSTSDSVVTSGNLETETPQPKPEPVVLVSEDSSDLQQLSDNGQQAPQVNVAEQEKPILKVASTDQKSIDWHDQPVPQVDLQHEPVVVASVQSFIDDVILDWPVATLSYSDELASISSESADTNAVTPSDGIDTESTRFALQPRIHPPADLADSNQDSVADEKSELTDMMPAAPEQKVAIMDRGPIAVPDPTIAQSVPQLETPPVDSALILPEGLEVEWSTTVLKRNDTLSKVMKRNGVKLKTMNQMLKMPGTKLLEIVHPKDELTIARSDAGELVGIEFRREKKGVLMFVFGDAGVELVDPAVAGKAGSLRNIFDKQRRIEMQQEQERFIQKVAAVKQQQLTWHEVTVRKGDTLGRIFRRVGVSGALEVALAPRGNWLRSGLMPEQEIRIATFADDTFAMIEVSDFKSEKIRLVVADGEDYSVGFRKMQSEVRQFQACATVESNLYRAAKKANVPIAAVDAYADIFASRVDFSRQLQKGDRYCMIFERRFVKDRIVGQTEIVAASLQQNDRQTQTFRITNEHGDSRYYDQHGENMLGHFLRAPVKSARVTSVFSNNRFHPILKKYRKHQGVDYGAARNTPIFSTADGVISRRANDPSGYGKVIVIQHGSKYQTLYAHMNKFAKNTSRGSFVKRGQVIGYVGSSGLSTGDHVHYEFRVNGVHRDPLNYPMPKGKPVPAELREEFERKVAALSPRLQGSDQIKVVVASPNVQQ
- the grxD gene encoding Grx4 family monothiol glutaredoxin, with amino-acid sequence MSVEERIKETVSSNRVVLFMKGTPQFPQCGFSSRAVQILEACGTQYQTVNVLSDMEVREGIKQYSNWPTIPQVYIDGEFVGGSDILLSMYQNGELQSKLNPAS